Below is a window of Chanodichthys erythropterus isolate Z2021 chromosome 19, ASM2448905v1, whole genome shotgun sequence DNA.
ATCGTTCAATAATAGCACAGATATTTAGATGTGAGTTACTTGTTTTCCTTTTgactatataaatatttttatttatttatttatttatttatttattttaaaaatgaatgaaactaCGAGGCGAGGAGGTTGCACATGCACTCTTGCATTAACTGTGTGCTTTGCAGCCATTGGTGGCACTTTTCAGTATGGCTACAATATTTCAATCATTAATGCACCCACATCTTATGTGCAGAAGTTCATTAATGAGACCTGTATGAAGAGATGGGGAACAGTTCTTGAGCCTAGTCAGGTGACACTGATATGGACCTTTATTGTTTCCACTTACTCACTCGGTGGACTTTTGGGATCCCTTCTGGCTGGCCCAATGTCTATTAAGTTTGGACGGAAGGGTGCCCTGCTGCTGAACAATGTCTTCCTTTTTCTGAGTGCAGTCCTAGCTCTGAGCAGTCGCTCAGCTGCTTCCTTTGAGATGATCATCCTTGCACGTCTGTTTGTGGGGGTCAATGCTGGTGTTAGTATGAACGTCCAGCCCATGTACTTTGGAGAGAGTGCACCGAAAAACATGAGAGGTGCTGTTGCCTTTTCTTCTGCTGTTTTCACTGCTCTAGGGATCCTGATGGGCCAGATAACGGGTCTGACTGAAGTTTTAGGGAGTGAGTCTCTCTGGCCGTATCTACTGGCAAGCAATGCTCTCCCCGGACTAATGCAGCTGATCACCTTGCCCTGGTTTCCAGAGAGCCCGCGTTACTTGCTCATCGACCGAGGGGACAGAGAGGCATGCAGTCAGGCCCTGAAACGCCTCAGAGCGTGCAGCGTTTTTACTGATGAGATGGAAGAGATTCTCCAGGAGAGGGCAGAAGCAGGTGAAGCCCATGCCAAGACACTGTGGGAACTTCTCAGAGACCGAAGTCTTCGCAGGCAGCTCTACACTGTAATGGCTGCCAGCAGTGCCATGATGTTGTGTGGAAATGATTCCATTTACTTCTATGCATCCTATATCTTTCAGGAAGCTGGTATTCCCGCAGACAAGATTCAGTATGTCACAATCGGGACAGGTGCCTGCGAGTTCACTTCCGCTTTGGCCTGTAATCTGCTGATTGAGCGTGTTGGCCGCAAGTTACTTCTCGCAGGTGGGTATCTGCTCATGGCTTGCTGGGCGGTGGTCTTCACTGTTGCTCTTTCACTGGAGGGCAAAGTGGATGGCATGCCCTATCTGAGTATGACCTGTGTGTTTGCCTACATCTTGAGTTTTGGCATGGGTCCCGCAGGAGTCACCGGGATCCTTCCTGCTGAGCTCTTTGACCAACTGGCACGTCCCGCAGCTTACATGGTTGCCGGATCCATGATGTGGCTTAACCTCTTCCTAGTAGGAATGGCATTTCCATTCATAGTTAATGGCCTGGGACAGTTCTGCTTCATCCCCTTCTGCGGTGTTTGTGTGGCTGCGTGTCTTTTTATCAGTTTCACTTTACCTGAAATCAAAGGGAGGACACCAGCAGAGATCAATGAGGAGTGGAATAAGAAAGGCACAGCTAATGGAAATCCTAAATATAGTCAACAATCTCAAAGTCTGACTGATCCATCAGAATGCATAGAGATTGAGAAGATCTGAGAGAAATCTGGCTGATTGTGTTGCTACTGTATTCTGCTTTTACTTTTATCAGTTTGACTCTAATTGTTTTCCAACTTGTTTATATTTTGACACtcatattaatttattcatcattttttcaaaataaataaatggcaaaagtttttcaaaactATATGAAACCAGCATGAAtaccaaaaaatacaaattgaTCTATAATTATTGTTTCTTCTGTTTTTACATCAAGGTAATGTCATTGTCCCTAACTctttcttaatgtttttttactttctgacaTGACACACTTTGAGCTGcatttgatgtaaaaaaaaaaaaaaaaaaaaaaaatatatataatataaatttatattattttaaactttattacTTATTCTATTAGtctttcctcttcctccttcctatttgactgtttaaattCAGCTAggaatatataatatgtgttataaaacaatttatttaaaaagagaTGCATGTTGGAAATTTATGTAAAACTGCTGTTTGAATCTCCTTATCAGAGATTTTTTTGTACTATTTCCCAGAATACTTGAATCTTCATGCCTGCAAAAGTGAAAAGCAATTTGCACTTATGTATTTTACCTCATGCAGTGTTTCACAATGTGATGTTGTTCATTATTTATAAAAGAGTTACTTATGTTGAAAGCAACACCCAAAGAGCAATTCATCATACTGCTGTCTTGTATTTGTCAGAGATTTGTCTAAGAGCCTGCAAGTTATTTGATTGCTGtaccagcagatggcactaTATCACCATCATTGTGTTCTTATGTCTGCATTGTTTGTCTTCTCAATTAACCAAAACAAGATTATTCATAGCATGTTATTGCATTTAGGTAATGGATGTAAAGGAAGACAATCAGTATCAACACTAAATAACCTTCATGTGTGCCTTAGAGTTTCACATATTTGCTGCCTACTAATCTGCCTATATAACCTCCAAAGTACTAacatataataaacaaaatgaaaaatgagAAATCTTTACCGCTGTCAAAGTGTGCCATCTTGCCCTGCTCTCCCCTATTAGATATGTGATTAACGTATTTAACTGATTATAGATGAGCTGACCTACAGTAGTTCTGTTGAAATCAGCTTCACTTCACATGGCCTTATATCACTGACCATTCAAAAGGTATTGCACCCAATAAGATATTGTACCCAAAACTGAAGCATCaccgacacgacagccagtggcacagatcCTCAACAATCCGTCCCATACCGGCGTGACGAATACGATCTTCAACTAGATGGAACTGGACCAAATATTTTGACTGTTGCAACACCAGTCAGAATTATGACCTGTAAagctgcctgaatcataatcatgcaCTGATCGCTGTTGGCCAGAGAAGAATTGGCCCcctgactgagcctggtttctcccaaggttttttttttctttttctctccatTTTTATCACCTgtttgtcacctgatggagtttggattccttgctgctgtcgcctttggcttgcttagttgggttCACTGAtgttgatattcaacagtgttttgatctgcctgcactgaCACCACTGTATGCGAACtaaactgagctggatgatgacatcactgttttctccagtgctgatatagagataaatgaaataattattgatttttacaaccgaatgaatcaatactgattttacttaagctggacaatgatgCCAttttatttaagagctgctgtgcagccaaaatattacagttatcactgtaaagctgctatgatgcaatctgcattgtaaaaagcactatataaataaaggtgacttgacttgaaggTGACTTGATGCGATTTACcaagcatttttaaaatttattttttgattttaatttaatatagattttattgttttaactTTAATCCAAGGCCTGCACTTTCAATCCTACACTATGGAAATccataataaaaatatgaaataatgtgaaataatatgaaataaacTATTTAAGTATTGATTGTTTGAGTAATTTATATTGATTACACAAATTGGTTGCCCTCAGTTGGTGCTTTATTTccaccacatttttttttcccaaaagtATGTGTACTTGTTTAACAAGAAGACAACAAAGAACAATCGATGTCAATTTTTTCTAGGTAAATATTAATTAtgatcaaaatattttattgaaaaaaatgtatgacaccccccccccccccaaaaaacggAAACAATCtatgtttaatttttacacTCTGTTTAATTTTACAGTTAACCTTGCATTGTAATGTATATTGCATGCATATACATagcacattatatattatatatacataattattaatttaatgagTATCTATCCAGCTAGTCATTAAAAATTTAGCCATAGGCATAGAAAtctattcaatttctgtactcACAAACTCATCGGAGTCCATCCGACACTTATCACTGACTTAATTTCCATAAATTGAAAATGTAGAAAGCAGCCCAGCTTAATGAGATTCTCAAGTGGGTTACAAAGTCTTTTCAGAAGCAGAAAGAGGATGCTTCTCAGGAAAAGGGTCTGTTTTTCTCCTTGTTAGTTGCTGTGTTGCTGTTGTGGCTTCATTGCTTCAAGAAGAGGCAGCTGATTGACGGGGTCACAAGTTTACTGAAGCAAACAGAAGCTCAAAGAAAGATTCAATGAGTTTCCCAAATCAGACAGCTTTTAAAATTAGACAATCTATACTGTGAACAATGCGTTTGAAGagaaagaaatatatttctgatttaaTATCATTTCTGATTCTGACAGTCTGGTGTGATCACATATGGTGTAACAGAAATATCATCCTCTCTAGATGTGTCAATATATTGATGTGAAAGCATAACAATGGTCATTCGTTCATCGTGACATGCAGCTGGTTTTAAAACATGTTGACgttttatgaaaatattcattacaaaatgtaatttgtgtttttgataAACTGTCAGACCCAAATCATGTTCCCTCAAGGGAGATAAGAGGACTGtaacaaaacactgcttcaaataACATTAGCATAAATGAGCTGGCATTACAGAATAGGTTTTAGCTGAGCTCTCGACTTGgcatatttactgtatttatttgcatGTATTCTGCAGCATTTGTGTGGAGAAGGAGTCTGTTGTGTATCAACATTATTGTCTAAGCTTTGTTGTAACCTAAAAGGGTATAATTGAATAATACTGTTAACTTGTTTGAGTTGACTTTTGACCTTGTTTGTGATCGGCTGTGAGAGCATGATATAAAAAAGGGGCATGCTTTTTGTGTGGCATGCAGAATAAGGAGTCCTTCATGTGAATGGTACATGAATTCTTTATAAGTATTCTTTTAATTAATCAGCAAATAAATTTTCATCAATCAAAGATAATCCGTCATGTGAAATACCCTCTAACCTCTTCCTGCCAAACAATTCTAACTGACTATTATGCACTATTATTTGCACTTCCACGCTGTAGTGACACGTCAAGGAGGAGGAGCAAGTAAggagcaatgttttgaaatagaaaataaataaattaaatttaatctCTTTGTCTAGCACAAGAATCTAAATATGGCTTCTACAGTACAGTTTAATTCAGATGAAGAGGAGCGCTTCTTCCTTGACTTTAAACTTAATTAGCTAAAAATCTAAAAGTGCTAAGTGTGTAATTTCATCCACAAGGGTTCATAGAGGCTGACAGCATCATCTCGTTAAAGGCAAATCAATGTTCAGGAAAGATGAGAAGATAAAAACAAGTGAAATATCATGAAATGCAGTTAACTAAAACAGGATTGTTCTAGATGTAGAACACAGGTTTATAGATGTttataaatgattcattaaagaGTCAAATAGATTGCatcaaataacaacatgaattaATAAGTGCCATCCAtgcatttcattcattcatctgcacctgtgtgtgtttatgagtcTTAATGAGAAATTAAAATAAGGTTTCTCTAAGAAATTTACTTTTACagccatttttgaaaaaaaagaaaaaagaaaaaaaaagaataagaagaagaataataagaagaagTAGTTTCCATTTGGTCTGTGAATACCAGATATAATTCAAGCATTTCAAAGGCATGCAAAGTGGCTCcaaaaattaatgaaattaatgaaaatatgaaattatcAAACTCagtgacttttattttaaagaaatgtagcACAAGCAGACTATTCACATAGTTGGCACAATAAGTatagcaaataaatataaaaaaatacatatatataggaTACTGATATTCATGAGGTTTGCCTCTGTTATGAACCCTTATGCTTTATTTTTaccagcatgctttgcttccCCTTCCGTTGGCAGTGCACATTTCGCTCCGAGGCCCAACATGACTGTACTATTCTCTAATATTAAACCAAACTGCTGTTACATGTAATGTTTACAAAAGTAATTCTAGCCAAAATTATACTTTCATTTGATTCATTTGCatatatttgttgttgttgctcaTTGTTATTCTgggtttatatatttttcaaacatGAGATCCAGGACAATCACAGATCAACTAACCCCTAACCATACACTGAAATTTTGGCCAAAACAAATACATTCAATGAAACCTTTGTAGTGTTATGGACTGATGAAAAAGAATATCTTAGACTATTCATAAAATGAAGAGCATCTTGCTCCAAATTCACATAAAAGCCACTGATTTGTGACCTTTATTTCTGCTTGGTATTCATTGCTTTCTACCACCTTCCTCTACTCTGCTCagtcaagaatattattaaataaataaataatctttcATGAACACAGCATAAATTTTATAGATGAAACGGGAAGCCTAACAATATGCCACAATAAGGAAATATAACGACATGGCCCTAAAAACACTGTAGATTTTGAGAGATGGAGAAGACAATACTGAGCTTCTATAGCGTATTGTTGAGAGCTGTTCAGCCATCAGGATTTGACAGCTGCAGTTTGTCACAGTATAAAGACAAAAAGGCAATTAAATTATGAGCAATGGTTAACAAATGCTGTGTCCAATTATTATGCATCTCCTGAATAATGAGATGTGCAGAGGATGAATCTGGTTTGTCAGAATGAGAAGAGCTTCCGTTGTTAAAGTATTTTCTCCTCTCCCAGTTTACAATGCAGAGGCAACTATAAGTAAACCATCTATAGGTCGATTTCTTTGGAAAGAAACACTGGTTCTGAGAGGCTGTCATGCATTGCTGTTTGTTTGGTAttaatttggatgtttacatttgattcttaacgagtttgatagtgcttcgTGGTTAAAGCTatcattacacactgttggagagatttataaagaatgaagttgtgtttatgaattatacagactgcaagtgtttaaaaatgaaaataatgacagtcctgtctccgtgaatacagtaataacagatggtaactttaaacacatttaacagtacattagcaacatgctaatgaaacatttagaaagacaatttacaaatatcactaaaaatatcatgttatcatggatcatgtcagttattatagctccatctgccatttttcggtgttgttcttgcttgcttacctgcataaagtctgttgattcggctgtgcagctccagacgttaatactggcttgtctaatgccttgtgATTCTCAATAAAGCATTTGGACATTGACTGCTGCTCTTTTATATGTTAATGACATAAACTAAGCAGCGTTTACAAGGTGGAGATCTGAATCTATTCAGTTGCGCACAACTTCAACATCATTTGCGATTTATAAATTTCATATCTGGAAGAGAGGGTTTTTTGTGGATACGTTCATTCTCTGAATCACATGTTTGCACATTTGAGAAATGATCGTAAGTCGTAAGTCAAATGTAAGACGATTTCTtttgataaatgaggcccctaaTCTAGTTTGTACACATTGGATTTCCCCTTCATATTTTTATCTTAGTTTTGATAATAATTCTgacttaatttaataattacactTTATAAACTTAATAACTATGACTACTAAAATAATAGAaccatatttaaaggtgctctaagtgtgtcacgatcaccgtctgttcctgtcagttcccggactacattacccacaatcctccctgccagtcacatggtcactccacaccaatcacctgtcgccacatacagccatgcacacactcctcactaatcaccacacccagctgcagtacattaacaggactataaaggactcacactcacaccaccagtttgcgaagtcttgattccttgtgacaattctgagcgtttccttgttttctgtctgcctgtgattgatcttgcctgttcctgtttttgacccgttgctgcctgtcctgacccttgcctgtcatactgttctgtgaatgatatctgcctgtcctgaccattgcctgcaccctgattacgatcctgcctgtcccttgctgttctcgtctgctcctgattgacccagcctgtacgacattcttaataaagcttgcatttggatcttaccatgactcccgcATCGTTACAAAGTGATCCTGGGAGGAGTAACTTTCTGTTGACAtttgaagtgttgtcaaacaaaacagaggctagctagaccctcctcctcctcatcctccgtgcttcctgaaacagtcatgaacgcgcatttaaaatcattcttgtcggttattggctggagcatgtttattatgttttgtggtccaggctgcaccagtttgtttttattgccatttttggagcttgtggcgactacagagaccgaattttttacagtgtgttcaggggacatgcagctagcggatagtgaggagatgtttgcagtatttgacaaaaaatgttttggcctaaaaacacatgacatcacttagagcacctttaaccaAATATTAATCACATTTTAGATGTCAATGTAAGGGTGGTTTGGCTTACAGTGGTTCAGGCTGCAGTGTTGCTGaatgtctaaagaaacattatCAGCAAGACAGtagaaaactgtacatttcttgtctattaccacccactgctACTTATACCAATGACGGAAATAAGCGCAGTTttaatagcaaaatatgtgggagagtGTTGCTATAGTGTGatgattttattttgcaataggTAAAACTTAAAAGTTAATAACCAATGAAAACAACTAGttagcacatcatttgtaatAAGAGTTTAATTACAAAATCTGGTTATGGTTATTAATCGTACCCATGCTGGGTATTAATCGTACCCAGCATGTAAAAACATTACCTGAGAGATATAAAGAGAGtcagagggagagaaagaaaagaggaGGCAAAGAAAGAGTGCCCCAAGAAAGGGACCCAAAGGAAAGAAAAGCCAGAGAACAAAAGAGCCAGAGCAACAGTTACAATCttcttttatcccttccttgaccatgtgactgaaacCCAAAATGTTAGACATTCAAAATGACTAATCAGATGAGTACAACTCcccccactgtactaaaggtATGACAATTCGGAAAACCCCGATGTACACACATCTTGGCCTACAGGCCTTGATCACTATCAACACCTCTTTGTCTTTAGGAGTTCCAGACGGCCCTTATTGAGCTGAGACATAGAGAGGTTTAGAACAGGTAAGCAAAAgtctttttcattttcaaatatcTTTGATTATTTTCAACCTTACATCATAATGTATTAATACGATCGTTTATGAATTGTTGCCAGAGTAAATATTTACACCCATATTAATAAGCATATCATCAATGCTCTCACATGTGCCTCTCTTCCTCTATATATTCCCAAAATACTTGCACCACATCCACCCTTCCACCCACGCAACCAGCCAGTGATAAAAACACTTCAGTGTGGGTGGGAGGAGGAGAAAGAGTCGATATGGCTTTTAGATCAGTTGGTCTAGTTTAGGGAGATGAGTAGTGAAGTGAGTCAGGGGGAAAGGGCCCAAATATAGGTGTCTATGGTGAGGGAATGGGCCAGCCGTCTGCTTCGAAGATAACTGTCATAAACATCCCACTCCTCGCCATCTGGACAAACAGCAGTGCTGCAGCCGGAGAGGAAGATAGACTGAGCTAATCATTTAGGAGGGCTATGAGAGACTGGCCTTTGAAAAGATTTTCAGGGTCACTGAATAAACTGTGTTGCGGTAAAGAAATAGTCTGTGTGTGATAGAAAGAGTGTGTGTACATTTTTTCCTTCAACAGTGCTtgccattctctctctctctctctctctctctctctctctctctctctctctctctctctctcgtgttCTTAATAACTAAAGTTAAGCAGGCTTGATGAGTGATGTGGTAATACTGATGGAAAATAGATTTATAGCATGTATATATCAGGTCTAaacttgtttattattttacagaATACTTTAACATATGTTATTTTTGGCATCAAATTAACATTTTACTACTACTTTTTGCTTGTTTTCAGGCTTGTACTCCCTGTACTTACTACATTTGATTGGTCATTAAATCTGAATGGTCAGTTATGGCATTGAATGGTGCAACTGACAGTTTCATGCTCATTATGCAACGGCcacattcacacagcagcagaatatggttgtcagtcctgtatttgagtcaTTAATATGGTTACGTTCGCATGCAGTACGGTTATTTATGAGAGTGACATCCGCATTCTAACTCACACCcgtaaattttcaggactcacaacTGCATTCTCAGAAATTCTGCGCTGTGTGAACAGAACAGGACC
It encodes the following:
- the LOC137008012 gene encoding solute carrier family 2, facilitated glucose transporter member 11 yields the protein MNETTRRGGCTCTLALTVCFAAIGGTFQYGYNISIINAPTSYVQKFINETCMKRWGTVLEPSQVTLIWTFIVSTYSLGGLLGSLLAGPMSIKFGRKGALLLNNVFLFLSAVLALSSRSAASFEMIILARLFVGVNAGVSMNVQPMYFGESAPKNMRGAVAFSSAVFTALGILMGQITGLTEVLGSESLWPYLLASNALPGLMQLITLPWFPESPRYLLIDRGDREACSQALKRLRACSVFTDEMEEILQERAEAGEAHAKTLWELLRDRSLRRQLYTVMAASSAMMLCGNDSIYFYASYIFQEAGIPADKIQYVTIGTGACEFTSALACNLLIERVGRKLLLAGGYLLMACWAVVFTVALSLEGKVDGMPYLSMTCVFAYILSFGMGPAGVTGILPAELFDQLARPAAYMVAGSMMWLNLFLVGMAFPFIVNGLGQFCFIPFCGVCVAACLFISFTLPEIKGRTPAEINEEWNKKGTANGNPKYSQQSQSLTDPSECIEIEKI